In Oscillospiraceae bacterium, the genomic window CGCAGGAATTTTCCACCCTGCTGGATAAGGCGGTGGAAAACGGCCTGGCCCAGCGCACGGCCGACGGCTGGATGCCTACCCTGGAAGGACTGTTCCGGGGCGAGGTACTGTAACACAAAAAGCGGGAGCTGTCCCATGGGAGAGACGGCTCCCGTTTTTTGTATGCCAAAAGTCCCCACGGCGGGCCGATTTGTGGTATACTGGTAGAAAACACGGACCCGTGAAGGAGAAAAGCATGCAATACAAACTTCTGGTAAGCGATTTTGACAATACACTGGTGCCCTTTGGGGAGCCGAAGCCCCGCCCGGCGGTGGTAAAGGCCGTGAAAAAGCTGCAGGCCGCCGGGGTGAAATTTGCGCTGAGCACCGGCCGCGCCTATCCTTGCGTGCACAGGGAGCAGCTGGGCGGCATCCGGCCGGATTACATCGTTACCTGCAACGGTGCCTGCGTGACCGATGCCAAGGGCACCGTGGTGGCGGAACACCCCCTCACCAACGAGGAAATGTACGCGCTGGTGGATTTCTGCGAGGATTACAACTACCCGCTGCAGTTCAATTTCCGGGATGCCTGCTATGTGTACTGTGAGTACGAGGCCCTGCGCAACAATTACGCAAAGATGGGCAGCAGCGGCCTGACCTGCGTGGACGGTGAGGACCAAGACCGGCACCTCATCGACATGCCCCATTCGGCGTTTGCTGCTGTGCCGCCGGAACATGTAGCAGACTTCATGGCAAAATACGGCCATCTGAA contains:
- a CDS encoding Cof-type HAD-IIB family hydrolase codes for the protein MQYKLLVSDFDNTLVPFGEPKPRPAVVKAVKKLQAAGVKFALSTGRAYPCVHREQLGGIRPDYIVTCNGACVTDAKGTVVAEHPLTNEEMYALVDFCEDYNYPLQFNFRDACYVYCEYEALRNNYAKMGSSGLTCVDGEDQDRHLIDMPHSAFAAVPPEHVADFMAKYGHLNLNWMQVGAKNADGYCFYDIVRGGMDKGVGLTDLCARLGLSPEEAVAAGDSANDLSMLRTAGLGVCMDNGTEDAKAAADRVIGDVREDGLAALIEELWFDGPKAEPSGRDLGSAWAQIESAGGQ